The following coding sequences are from one Triticum aestivum cultivar Chinese Spring chromosome 5A, IWGSC CS RefSeq v2.1, whole genome shotgun sequence window:
- the LOC123107869 gene encoding peroxidase 57: MGHTKAAVLVVVLAVVVLGLATDGQAQLQNGYYTGKCRGDDVEAVVRGIVKARFAQDSAIVAHFLRLLFHECGVNGCDGGLLIDGPGTEKTAKPNLSVKGYDLIATIKMELEKRCPGVVSCSDIEILATRDAVNASTGQGYAVRTGRRDRRRSIATDVKLPGPDFTVPQAAAFFGTLGLSSDDMVVLLGAHTVGVAHCSMIKKSRLYSYGGKAGATDPSMDPELASIYKTYVCPNTASSDNNIVFLDDRSSASKLDNSFYKMLQRRRGALMVDQNLYNDGSTRWMVDRLANTDHFRWLFPQALAKLGEVNVLTGTQGEVRRVCSRFN; this comes from the exons ATGGGGCACACAAAGGCAGCAGTGCTAGTGGTGGTGCTCGCCGTCGTCGTGCTTGGGCTTGCCACCGATGGCCAGGCGCAGCTGCAGAACGGGTACTACACGGGCAAGTGCCGCGGCGACGACGTGGAGGCGGTGGTCCGGGGTATCGTCAAGGCCCGATTCGCCCAGGACAGCGCCATCGTCGCCCACTTCCTACGCTTGCTGTTCCATGAGTGCGGCGTCAAT GGCTGCGACGGCGGGCTGCTGATCGACGGCCCCGGAACAGAGAAGACGGCAAAGCCGAACCTGAGCGTGAAGGGCTACGACCTCATCGCCACCATCAAAATGGAACTTGAGAAGCGGTGCCCTGGCGTCGTATCCTGCTCCGACATTGAGATCCTCGCAACCAGGGACGCGGTGAATGCGTCCACGGGACAAGGATACGCGGTGCGCACCGGGCGCAGGGACCGCCGGCGGTCCATAGCCACCGACGTGAAACTTCCGGGGCCAGATTTCACGGTTCCGCAGGCAGCCGCTTTCTTCGGCACGCTCGGCCTCAGCTCGGACGACATGGTCGTTCTCCTGGGCGCGCACACGGTTGGCGTCGCGCACTGCAGCATGATCAAGAAGAGCCGTCTTTACAGCTACGGCGGCAAGGCCGGTGCAACGGACCCGAGCATGGACCCGGAGCTAGCGTCCATATACAAGACATACGTGTGCCCCAACACGGCATCCTCCGACAACAACATCGTGTTCCTGGACGACCGGTCCAGCGCGTCCAAGCTGGACAACAGCTTCTACAAGATGCTGCAGCGTCGCCGCGGCGCGCTCATGGTTGACCAGAACCTCTACAACGACGGCTCCACGCGCTGGATGGTCGACAGGCTCGCCAACACTGACCACTTCCGCTGGCTCTTCCCACAGGCGCTCGCCAAGCTGGGGGAGGTCAACGTGCTTACCGGCACACAGGGAGAGGTCCGCAGGGTCTGCAGCAGGTTCAACTGA
- the LOC123107870 gene encoding peroxidase 57, whose amino-acid sequence MGHTRAAVLAVVLAVTVLGLATDGQAQLQSGFYTGKCRGSDVEAVVQGIVQARFASNSDIVAHLLRLLFHECGVNGCDGGLLIDGYSTEKTAKPNLSVKGYELITAIKTELEKRCPGVVSCSDIEVLATRDAVAASTGRRYAVRTGRRDSRRSVATDVNLPGPDDTVPKAAAFFRNLGLTSDDMVVLLGAHTVGVTHCSMIKRSRLYSYGGRAGATDPSMDPNTAATYKRYPCPDTASSDNTVLYLDDRASASKVDNSFYKMLQQRRGVLMVDQNLYNDSSTRWMVDRLANTDHFNWLFPQALVKLGEVKVLTATQGEVRRVCSRFN is encoded by the exons ATGGGGCACACAAGGGCAGCGGTGCTAGCGGTGGTGCTCGCCGTCACCGTGCTTGGGCTTGCCACCGATGGCCAGGCGCAGCTGCAGAGCGGGTTCTACACGGGCAAGTGCCGCGGGAGCGACGTGGAGGCGGTCGTCCAGGGTATCGTCCAGGCCCGCTTCGCCAGCAACAGCGACATTGTCGCCCACCTCCTACGCTTGCTGTTCCACGAGTGCGGTGTCAAC GGCTGCGACGGCGGGCTGCTCATCGACGGTTACAGCACAGAGAAGACGGCAAAGCCGAACCTGAGCGTCAAGGGCTACGAGCTCATCACTGCGATCAAGACGGAGCTCGAGAAGCGGTGCCCCGGCGTCGTATCCTGCTCCGACATCGAGGTCCTCGCAACCAGAGACGCCGTCGCCGCGTCCACGGGGCGAAGATACGCGGTGCGCACCGGGCGCAGGGACAGCCGGCGGTCCGTGGCCACCGACGTGAACCTTCCCGGGCCGGATGACACGGTCCCCAAGGCAGCCGCTTTCTTCCGCAACCTCGGCCTCACCTCGGACGACATGGTCGTTCTCCTGGGCGCGCACACCGTCGGCGTCACGCACTGCAGCATGATCAAGAGGAGCCGCCTGTACAGCTACGGCGGCAGGGCCGGAGCAACGGACCCGAGCATGGACCCCAACACCGCGGCCACGTACAAGAGATACCCGTGCCCCGACACGGCGTCGTCCGACAACACCGTCCTGTACCTCGACGACCGGGCCAGCGCGTCCAAGGTGGACAACAGCTTCTACAAGATGCTGCAGCAGCGCCGTGGCGTGCTCATGGTCGACCAGAACCTCTACAACGACAGCTCCACGCGGTGGATGGTCGACAGGCTCGCCAACACCGACCACTTCAACTGGCTCTTCCCGCAGGCCCTCGTCAAGCTGGGGGAGGTCAAGGTGCTTACCGCCACGCAGGGAGAGGTCCGCAGGGTCTGCAGCAGGTTCAACTGA